The sequence AGAGTCTGTATTTACCTTCAGGGAGGCATAGCTAGGCTGGCCACATGGCCTCACTTCACATATCCTGGTCTCTTTGATGAGTTTGCAGTCAGGATTGTCGTTGGTGACCCTCGTGGAGATGCCAGTTCCACATGTCTTTGAGCACTGGGACCAGGAGGTTGTTTGCACAATGCATTTGGGATTCTCAAAAGCTCGGCTTTGTGGCTCAGTTCCAAAcactggaaaagaaaaggagggCTTAGCCTAGCTACATCCTGTcactgggttttctttctttccatgaGGGTTTAAGGAGTTGTATAGCCATCttcccaccacctcctccccctAACTGTCACACAGATTAGCCCATACTCACCAGGTAGCATTTTCAGGCCTCCTTTCACAATGGCAATTAGCTCATTGTTCCTGGTTAGTTCACCTTCGGAATCATCCAGaccaaactctttgctgaagaagCCTTCCAGCTCATCCAGCGCATCCTTGTTTTCATCACAGACCCACTCTTCGCAGCACTGCCCGGGGACTTTGACCAGCCTGGGGCTGGGACAGCCCAGGTTAGGAAGAGAGAGCTCCTGCGGGCAGAGTGGGATGCAGCCCACAGCTCCATCTATGCACGTACACTGGTGTTTACAGTTCGGCTGGAAGCTTTCGCCGTTCTGGTAGATTTTGGAGTTATATTCACACGGTCTGCCTTCGGACTGTGCTGCAGAAGTTAACAGAGAGGGAAAGGAGGGAGTCAGCGGCGGGAATCACTGGTTCAAGCACAGGTATTTGCTGGTCTGTTAAATTCAATTTACGGTAGAGCTCCCTACAACCCCCCGGAGACGCGGGGCCAGAACAATAACTTAGTCAGGAATCACTTTTCCTTATGTGCGTTTAGCGGAGCCCAGACATACTGAATCGCATTCCAGACTGCTGAAGTCATGTGCCTTTCTGCCAAGCTACCAACAACAAAGCATAACCATACATGGACTCGAAATTACTAAACTTCGGCACTACGGGGACCGGGGTTTTCTCCCGGGGGAGGCGGAGGACCGGCCGCTTACCTCTGCAGATGCCCTTGAGCGCGGAGAGGCTGGCGCCGAAGTTGCACTCCAGTCCCTTGGTGTGGTCGCAGGGCTGCGTCCGACTGCAGTCCTCGTTCAGCTGCTTGGCGCAGACCTtgcagcagccgcagccgtcCGGCACCAGCCCCACGCCCGGGGCGCACTGCGGCACGGCCGCCGGGCACTGGCACACGGCGGGGCAGGGCGAGCCCAGAGCCTGCGGAGCGGAGCACAGCGGCGGTCGGTGAGCgccgggagcggagcggagccccCAGCCGCCCACCCCCTGCGGGCAGAGCCGCGGCACTTACCAGGCGCGCCAGGCAGAGGAGAGCGGCCGCCAGAGCGGAGCGGGTGCCCGCGGAGCCCATGTTCAGTGCGGGGCGGGAGCGGCGAGCGCAGCGGGGCCGGCGCGGTCTGAGGCAGCGGCGGGCGCGACCGCCTTATATGGGGCGCGGGGCCGCCGCGTGCGCCGCGGCGCTGACGTCGCGCGTTCCGGGCCGCGGCCGCATCCAGCGCTCGCGGCATCCCAGGAATGCGGCTGGCGcgcgcggccgccccgccccgccccgtctCCCGGCACCGCGGCCGCTggcggagctggagctggagctggagctggagctgccgcggggggtccccccgccccgccgggccagCGCGGGGGGCGGGAGGTGCCGGCGTGGGACCGGCTCCTCCCGCGGGGCGCACGCCCGGGGCGCGCCCGAGCGCACGGAGGCTTTTCCCCGTTATGCGGGATGCTTTCCCCGTTATCCCTGCAGACGCACCAGAACACGAGGATGTTAGAACAAGGAGCTTTTCGCGTGCGGTGCTGTGCCGGTGAGTGCCGTGCAGGAGCTGGCCCCGgccgcccgccgcgcccgcccACCTGCGCTGCCGGCAGCAACGGAGATGCGCATCTGTCCCCCCCGCACCGAACTGAGGCCCCGCGTTACGGGCTGTGTCGTACTCATGACACTTTCTGCAAACAACCCGGCGGTACCCGGGAGTCTGCCGCTGCTGCTGTTCGAGGGAGAAACGAAACGTTTCAGGTGGCCGCAGAGCCCAGGAGCCCGGCGACGCCCGGGGTGCACCGAGGTGCCCACTTTTCAGGCCAGGAATGAAATCGCAGGAAATCCCGGGCCCTGCAGCAAACAGCCCTCTGTCGTCCTGTTTATCACTGGTTTTAATGTCCCTTGCTCAAGTTGGGGATCCTCGAATAGCATTTCCTTGTTTaagtttaagatttggggttgaggAGAAGAGTTAAAGCTTCTGTTGTGGCGTCTTTTCTTTTCATGGCTCTAAGTATTTCCAGATGGGGATTTAGACACCAGACGTAACAGTATTTCCATATTTGGTATAGCAGTAGcctgcatttttcacatttttctgctCTGTTATCCAACCACAAAGCATTCTTGACAGCTTCAGATGTTGTTAAATATAGCCTTAACTTCTGTTCCCAGGGCAGGAAATTCTTTGGAATTCCTGTTTTTCACGCAATCTGTCTATCATGATTTAGGAGAATTGTGCTGGAGGAGCCAACTGGCGTTATACTGCAGTTTGCTCCTTTATTGAAAAAAGCCCAGCAGTTGAGTCTGCTACCCAGCAGCGTTACAATAAGTCCCCGTTCCAGGGATTTTTCTTTGCAAATGAGATTATTGTTCCTAACacgagtttggggtttttttcggtCGCCTTCAAGGCTGGAAGGTGGAGAAGCAGATTCAGAGGAGATGCGAAACTTTGCAAAAAACCCTCCAAAGCTCATGAAAAGCAGAGAGGGGAGGGGGCGAGGGAGACAGTAGAGAGGGAGGGGATGCGAAGAGGAGGGGGATGTGATTAACCTGTCTGCGTAGCATTTCCATACAGTAAGTGTCTGTGCGCTGCTCGTAAAGGATGGGCATTTAGGGAGGGGACGCGGCAGCAGCCCAGctgctcggaggagcgaagcccaGACGTCTCGTCGCCTGCCCGGTGCCACAGCCGAAAGGGTTACTACAGAAAGGACCGTTTCACGGGGATGGAGTGGGGACTGTGCACATGGCTGCGGTAAGTGCTGCTCCCGGCGCTGCTCCCTCTGCGCAGGGGCCGGGGGTCGCATCTGCGTGTGCGCGCCTGTGTGCGCgcgttgttttgtgttgtgttttaatAGCAGCAGGAATAATAAGGCAGCCTTGTTGGACCTTGCCGGGGCCGCAGAAaagggggtttgttgttgttttgaaagcTCTGCTCCTGGCCGCGGCTGGGGCCGGCGGAGTGCGGCGGGGGGACGCGGCTGCGGGGCGGGCGGCACCGAAGGGGCGCACACAGAGGGGCCCTGTCTGtcctgggccgggccgggccgggtggCAGCGGCAGCCTGGAGCCTCGCGGCGGACTTCCCAGAAACATGCACCGGTTTGCTTCACCTCTCCAGCGTGCACCTTTCTCTGAGCGGCTCCCTCCCCGGGGCCTGAGCGGGGCTGATGTGGCCGCACATCCTTGTCCACCGTCCCGCAGGGACCCGAGCGGCACCGGCAgcccgggacgggacgggacggtgCGGGACGGGACAGGACTGTGCGGGACGGGACGGAGCGGCTGCTCCCTGCAGGGCGATGCCGTGACCCCGGGGACGGAGGCGGAGGCAGTGCGGTGGGCATCCCCGTCGGAGAGGACATCGGTGGTGCTcccgcccgggcaccggcccGGTCCTCCTGCTCCTCGAGGGATGTCCCCGTGGCGGCGGCTGTGCAGGGCAGAAGGGCCCGTGTCCCAGCACTGCTCCCTCCTGCCGGCGGTGGCCAGGCCCATGCCCAGGCCAGGCCTGATGGAAGGTCCCCAttattggtttttgttgttgttgttgttgttgtcgttttttgttctctccccccccaatttatTATCTCTATGTTTTTATTCAAATAAATTAGATTGATGTTTTGCTTTGTGGTGGTTATGTGGTTCAAGAAAGGCAATGGGGTGAAAGCTGCAGGCCCTCTTTGCTCAGAACTTGCTCTTCAGAAGGCAGCAGTGGTTTTCTTCATCACTTTTATGCCCCGAAATTTGACCAGAAGGGACAATAGCTGAAAGGGAAATTTAGTCTTTAGTTACATGCAGCTATCTTCTGAGACTGCCAACATATACCATTTAGTGCCATTTCTGACAACAGGAGGTATTTTATGTGGCCATTAAGAATTGGACAGAGACCACCAGCAAATGTAGATGGTTGCCAATAATGGTAGTAACAACTTTCCATCCCTACTGATTTGGCTGAGCCCCAGCTGATGATGAGGAGGAGCGAGGCTTGGTCCTGTTTCCAGACTCCAAGCTAGCTGGTATGCCAGGCTTCCCTTGGCTTTGTAGGTGTATGGTTTTTTCTATAGTATTTTGGTTTTAAAACTCTAATGGTGGTTTTTAGATGGAGAGTCTGACTGGTACTTTTTTCCCAGGATGACTCTGTACACAGCAGCATTGTGTTCAGGAGGAACAGCTTTGTGATTTAACACATATTGATAaatgaagattttttaaaatttttaaaaattttggaaAAGGAGAGGCTAGAACACCAATGCATGGTTAAAATTGGCCAGTTCTGCTTTTCAGGGATTTATGCAAACACTTGTTTATTGAATTACATCTAATTTAAGGACACGCACCAAGCATTTTGCTTTGATCTATGACTTTCACAACATTCAGCAAATGCCACAGGAAAAGTCAGTGAATAGTGCCTTTTCTCACTTGGTTTTGTGTCTTACCACACATTCACACAACTTTGATGAGAAACTGTAACTGAACCTACGTTTGCTCAAAAAAAGGTCACTTCAAAAGCTTTGAAGCACCTTTTAACAAACCTGTCCTGAATTTCAAGTAGTTGACAACCCTTGAGATGGGTTGAATTTCTCTGGAGTTCAGGTTAGACTGTGACCCTTTCATAGGCTTTCCCTGCACACGTTTCCATGACCCAGTGTTTACCTTCCAGGCTGTGTCTACGTCTCCTGTATGTACATCAGGAAACAGGAAAAAGTTTGGAATATCTTCCATTTTGAGATTTAGTGTAGCATACTGTTCCAGACCTTTGTTGTCTAAGTGAACTGGGTAATACTCCCTGCTTCACGTCATGAAGAGTATTTTATGGTCTCATCACTTTTTGTGTCATAGGCAATTGCTATTTGCCAGGTGAAGTCTGCTGGGAGCTTGGTTAATGCAAAGCAGGAATTTGAAACAGTTGGCTTATGCAGCAGGTGTTACAGATTTATGGCCTATACATACAGGCCTGTGTCTCCCCAGGGAAAGGACTTTCCAgagaaacaaaccacaaaaaaaaaaacctgaatggTTTGTCATCCCTTTGCCCAGCGTCAGTTTTCTGTGGCCTTgcatggggagagctgagcagcgtACAATGCTGTAGGACGGAGGCTCCTCCAGGTGCCAGTGCTCCCACTGGCAGTAAGTATCCAGCATTGAACCAGAGCACACCAGAGGTTTGCAACCTGTGGATTCTGGGGAAAGATCTTACTAAACCCAGCATCCAGCCCTTTTTTGAACTGTGTTTAGTTTCCTTTTTCTCATACTCTTTTTCCTCTGCCCATCCTTTGTTGTGCGTTTCTTCCATCTCTCCTcatctttcttctccatttccATGTTCAGTCTTTTTCCCCATGGCCTTTCCTCCTCTCATGTTTGCCTACCTTGGGCTGGGCCTCTCCCGCAGCCCTTGCCAGGCCGCCAGTTCCTGCCGCACTAAATCAGTGCTCCTGGAGTCAATGGCTCCTCTCAGTCACTTGCAGGAGGTGCAAATCCAGTGGGGCACATTAAGCATAGCAACACGCAGGCGGATCAGCCGAGTAGCCAGAAGGCTTCAGCAAGTAAATTCAAGTGTGttcagtttgggttttgttttgtgtttggttttttttttttttttttctgctttgctttgattTACTCGGAGTTTATGCTGAATTCTTTGAGTATGGCATTTcctatttgttttcttcctcttccctacTACCCTCTTTTTAGCTGTGCTCGTGCCCGACAGTTTTTATATAGTCTGTGCCTTGCCTGTGGTTTCTAGCATTTGTGGAGGGGAGGTGCTCTACAGTATCTGTGCACCAAGAGGCACTTTGCTTTGTAGGTGCGTTGTGTTTTCCTCTGGCTGCTGTCAAGATGTTGCAGAGGTTCCTGTTGTGTGAAGGGAGCAGGGGACTTGTGAGCCTCCTAACTCTTCAGCGGGAAAATTTGCAGTAGTATTCAGTTGTGCTCATTGCTGCTGCTACAATGTGTACCCTGCACTGCTATACAAATATACCTTACACAGGTGTAAGGGATGTAGCAGCATACCAGAAGCAAGAAGCATCCCTGCTGAGGGTTGGTGTGTTCCTGTTGAACCACTGATTGGGAGTAGCTACTGCAGAGCCTGCTCACCCCACGCTGGACGCAGAAATGCAAAGCAATGacagccagctcctgcctgcctcctcctgccccgTCAGAGACTCAAAATACCTTTGTCACTGTCATTCAAGGATCTGGCATTAACTTCATTTTAGTACCAGCCACTACCATTTCCTCAGTGAGACAAGTGGATTATGTGATATGCATTCACCTACTTTCATCCGTGTGTACTTCCACACTATGCTACATTCAGAAGATGCAATTCGTATCAGACACATCCCTATAGCTGAAGTTTGCAATGAAAAGATTGTTATAGGCTTTGGTTCTGCATGccacacacacatgaaaaatcGGATAGTCCTAGCTAGCACTCGGCTGCACATGGATTTCTTAGTCACCTCTATTGTTTTCATCCCATGCAGTGGTGTAGTTTGCAAACAATGGCAAAATAGCCTGAAATCTCTTCAtatattctagaaaaaaaaaaaaacgcatctATACCTCCTGAGTTTTGTCAAGGAGGCTCAGGTGTCAGAAGCACACAGGTTCTTTCCCAGCACCAGCTAAGATGAAGGTCTCAGACAGGCATCCCATCCCAGAATGTTAATCATTCCAAATGACCTCATTAGAAACTCCTTCTTGACTTTAAACTTTGGTCCTCAGAGTACAACATTTCCCAGTGGAGCAATGCGTGCAAACTCACAGCTGTTAAGATGCAATGAGCAAGCTCAAAATAAAATTGCTCATGATTGCAAGGAGTTACTGGTGGCAGCTGAACCTGACTACAATCAGCTGGGTTGTGCCTGAGAAACCCTTGATCAAAGCACAGTTCCAGGATGGGGTCTGTAGTGTTTTTCAGCTGGTGTCtacctcagcctgcagcttcaCTGCACCCTGGAGAGAGCTGCCTCCTGCTTCTGCCTGTGTTGTGGAACTGCGTGCCCCAGAGTATGCTCTCTTTGCTAtgttcaggtttgtttgttttctttttctacattTGAAATACATGGTGGATAATTCTTTCCCCAAAGATGTTTTGTTTCATTACAGTGAATAATCATGGCTATGTTTCCTTAAGGTTAGTCTGTGTCAAAACCAGGGGAACCTTCTGCCTTCTTTCTGATGCTTTTGCTCCCTCCCTGCTGTTTGTGATCTGATGGAACAGTCTCTTGTTGCTGGTACATGGACATGTCAAAGACTCGCTCAGCTTTTGGTTTTAAGAACACATTTTTATAGctattttattggaaaaaaaaattaaagagtatcagttaatactttttttccttttcatgtaaACAGAAGGGGAGGCCTGATCCAGCAGGATGCTGAACGTGCTTTGCCACACAGTGATTCTGTCACTTCCCAGGCTAGCTGCTGGAAATGTCACAGGATTAGTTTCAGAATCCCTTGAGGTGCCTGTTGGCTTTGTCCAGAATTATTACTCATTCTCTGCTACATACACAAGCTTATTAAAACACGGTGAGACCTGAGTTGTGTTTGCTGTGTTACTGTTTATTTCCATTCTGTTCCATCTGGGCTCTTACCCTTTGCATACCAATATGTTATGTGAGCACCTTGCAGTGGCAGCTAGCCTGTGTTCTTCCCTTGTGCATGCTCACATGAACTAAGTGATGCAAGGATGCCAGCCACAACCTCCTCCAGGCCTACTCCGCTGCTGGAGATGAGTTACTTGTGCTGTTCTTTGGCTTGTCCCTCTAGCTCTTAGTCTGTGATAGTGTAGTGAAAAAATCAACAGCAGACAAATAAGTAGACACGATGTCATCCTTGCAGATAGGGAGGACTTGCAGGCAGCCAACAGATTATGTTTGTGGAGACGGAGTTATGATCCAAGAATGTGCAAATAGCTGCTCATCCCAGTCTTATGTGCCTGTGATTAGGGAGAAGTGCTAAGCCATCTCTAGACTTGATTAGCATCTGAATCTGAAAGGTGTCTTGTGCTGTGGAGCTGGCTAGAGTGACTTTTCTAGGGGAGTGAAGAAAAAACTGTGTGAGTAGAATCTCTTCCTCACCTCATCTCTGCTGGGGGCTAAAATAGAACTGGAAGGAGCTGGCTGGTGAGAGCTGGTGGGCTGCTCTGTGAAAGGGTCCTGCCATGGGCTTCAGCCAGGACCAAGGAGCCCACGGCTtgtgcagccctgctgggagaagAACATCTCTGAgccaggcagcccctctgctgccacTCTTTACCCAGGGTCTGGTGGCCTCAGGAGGTGAAGGGTTACCAGGGGCTATCAGCAAACCACTTTGGTGCAGAGCCTTTTTGAGCATTGCATAAATATATATCTTCCTGTTCTTGTACAGAAATTGTGACTCCTAATGTCAGTGTTGAGATGAAAGTAGTAGCTCTTTTGCATGGAGCAATCATTAAAAGCTAGCTGTCATGTTAATCAAAAAAGAAAACTAGTGCTAGATGGCAGCTGTTTACTTTCAGAGAAGTTGGTCTTTGTGTTGTTATTCTTTCAACCCTTTGCACTTGTCTGTATCATTTTGTACACAGTAAATGAGGTATCTGTCACTGTCTTCTCTTACTGCCTAACCTGGGGCCTACTTCTCAACTTCCCCATGACCTCAACTTTAAGACTTATGGGTTAATTTGGAATCAGAGCACAAAAATAAGAGATAGGATGGGTCTTTCAGGTGAGCAGTGTGTGATAAGCTGATAATGTGTTTAATCAGTTGAGAGGAGAATCTCTGGTTTCAAGGAGTGGGTTTTTCAGGAGACACCCATACGATGTTTAACAGTGCCATGccaaaataaaaatcattgaTTAAATGTGCACCTTATTTCTGCTGCTAATAACGCTTCTAGATTATACAGGCTGAAAACAGTAAATATTTAAGGTACAGGTTTACTTTTCCTGGTTTATAGAGAGCTCGGTGGGGCTGACAGAGCAGCAAGACAGATGTGTTTATAGCAAGCTCCCCGGCGGGTACAATGCTGCAGTGTTTGGCCTGCAAGCACCGTGGGGgcatgcttaaaaaaataagtgttccatttacattgaggggaaaaaaaatcctgggaaTGTTTCTATTAATATTAGCTGGTGTAAAACCCCAAATTCTACATTTTGAGCCTTATATATTTCAAAAATGGAGAATTAGCTGGTGGTTGGTTGAGGATGGGTAAGAAGTGTATCCTCATTTGTTTAGCCAGTGAAGGCGATGCTTCAGACAGCAGTTCTTCTTGCAGGAGAGGAGGGTTGTTGCTGAAATGCCCCTGATGATGGTCAGGTGTGAAATAAAGGGTTCAGGGATgagcagcaaaccctgtgcatGGGGATGCCTGGGTGGGTGGGTGCAcaggccagtgcatggtgccagTGATTGTCCACGGGCTAGGAGCTGGGGTGCAGGACCAAGGTTGAGAGCCTGGACACTGTCAGTGGGCACATTCCTGAAAGGTGAGAGTGatcagatgctgtggggaaagCAAAATGTGCAGAGCTCTCCCCACATGGTAAGATGCACACACTTCCACGCTGGCAAGATGCTGACGGTGATTGTGGGAAATCCACTTCCACATTCAGGGGGAATCTTTACATGTTAGCTTTCATCTTGGCTGAGGTCTTACCTGAGCACTAGCTTCTGATCTTGATTATACTGATGTCAAATCTGATCTGGTCAAAATTAATGGCATTAATCAATTAGCACACAATAATTAACTGAAACAACTGATTGGAGTTTCTGGAGAGCTCCCAAGGAATGAGTGGCTACATCTGCCTCTTTCTGATTTCCTCAGAATTTATCCTTGGCTGAGAAGCTGAGTTTATTTTGATAATCTGATTAAACAGCTGGCAGCTCTTTAACTCTTGAATAAAAAAGATTAACTTTTAAAAAGGGATTCTTGGACTGACTAACTTCTCAGGAAAGTTTTCTGTAGAAAAAAGAAGTATAGTTAGGAAGAAGTTGTCTGTGTTAGGACTGGTTGAGCACTCTGTTATTCAATACAGCCATAAATATATAAAACGTAATGGTCTTCTCAGTGTGTGAATAAAGCTAGGAGTCCTGGTGAGGTTGTTTTGCTTTCCCACCAGCTTTACCTGCAGAGGGACATCTTTCCTCAGCTGCAGGTGACCTGCCACCCTGGTGACAAAAGGGGATAGGGTCATCCCATTGGTACCTGCTCAGCACAGGAGAGCATAGTCTAGGTAGAAGCATCTCAGCACATCTCCTTTCAGGACCCTCCCAGCATGGGGCCACTGTGCTGCCTTTGCCCccgagccctggctgcagctgcctTGTCTGCAAACTCCTTCTCTGACAGGATCTACTTCAGCCTTGTTCCTCGTGCTCTCTGAAGTTAACTGATTTCCATTTGGAGAAGGACACATTAGGGACTACAAAGACAAAATGAAGGATTGTCTTAGTTGAGTTGTGCATGTCTGTGGGAAGGGAGGTGTTTTCTTGGCATAACCTTCTCCTGAAACTGTCTGGCCATAGACTGCCCTGTTGCACCGGGGAGCATCACCAAACAAGTACTCTGAGAGGAGAAGGATCCTATAGTGAGGGACCATCACATATCTAGGAGAAGTGGCAGAATAACGTCTCCTTCTTTGCAAGCTGAATTATAGGCCATGTTTCAATATGGCTCACTCACATCTCTTTGCTGTGCATTAGTTGTGAGCACTGATTCAAACAAACTCAGACTGAGATGCATTGATGGCAGCACCGACGCTGGCCTGAGGCACCCTGCTTCACCATGGCTGCTACCCGTGCCCCATTCTCTGGCATTTATGACCTTCTTGCTGTTAGAGCAGCACACTGATCTGCAGTAAAACAAAGACTCCAGCCTGGGTCTCCCAGGGGCAGCAAACCAGCACATTAACCCACTGTGCGACCTGGCAAGGACTTGTGACTCCATCTGGGTTTTATGGCAGGATACCCTTGCTCGAGCAGCATGAGTTTAGGAGGCTCCACAGTTGATGCACAGTCAGCTTCTGAAGGGCAGCTGGCATGATGACAGTggacttaaaaaataaatgaattgtCGGCTGCAGTCTGAATGTCACCATCATTTTAATGGTAATGGACTTTTTTCTCAGCCAGCCTCCTGTCTGAATGGGGAGCACAGAAACATCCCAATATTTATGGGATTTTAACTAGATTAGTTACAAACCTATAAAGCAAAGAAAGAGACAGTTCATCCAGTATTGGGGAGGGGAGTGTTAAAAATGCCACCTCAGATAAAATATTATGGGAGTTGAGTAACTGTAAATAAGAACCTTGCCTATGAAATAGCTTCTTATGTGAGCTTGGGATGAGGGCCAAGAGAACGTCTAGGGCTTAGGGAAATTTATTAGCCCAGATCAACAGGATTTCTGGGACTCAGGAGATGGGATGGCAAAGAATTTGCCTGTTGGAATCTGTACTTACTCCATTCATGCCTGCAGCGGAGGTTTCACTTACAAAATTTTCAAGATGGTTCATTTGCATTATTTGAATTTTCTTGGTTCTCATTAGCAGCTGCAACTTTGTCCTGGGACTTGGGAAAGCTCTGGGTTTCTGTAGCCTGCCAGTGTGGTTTTGGAGAAGTCATTCATCTCCCTGTGTTCCAATGCCCCTCTGCAGAGAGGAGATAAACATTATTTCCTGACCCCTAGGGATGTCAGGAGGGTGTGCTGAGGATGAGGTGGCATTCAGATACCTCACGTGTGAGTGAGAATACTATAAGTGCTTCCTCGTGAATGACAGGAGTACATGTGGAGCAGCTACAATGCATTTTctctatgttttatttttattttatttttttaacccattGTTAGCCTCTCGATGTACTTCCCTTTTTCTCCCTCTAGTTCCAAGAGCTTTTCAGTAAACAGCATCCATCTCCTATTCTGACTCATTGCCCACTGACAGTGGAAAGATTTAATCATGAAAGGGATGCAAAGTTCTCCCAGGTCAGAGTGTGGGGTAGGTTAGGATGACCTCGCTCTGCCTGTCAAGTGAAGAGCCAACAGGGTCTAATTCGTCAGCAGATGTTAATTTGCTGATTTATCTGATGTTCAGTTGTTGTTCATTCTCACACCAGAAAAGCACCTGTGTGTGTTGGGGGACGCTGTATCATGCCCTTTATGGTCCTGATCCTGCTCCTGTATGATGGCTGAGACTGCCGCAGTGGCTCTTGGTAATGTACTTAGTCCAAGTGTGGGAAAACTCTCAGACTTGAACTTCACTTTGTATTTCCATGCCATATGAAACTTGTTGAATGTTTGTCCTTCCCTTCACGTGGCTGCTGCCTGCTCTTGTATTGCATTGACATATGTGAAATCTATTTGGTCCCTTTTTTAATGTGCTGCTTACAGTATGAATACAAAAGCAGACAGTGCTTCTGAAAAGAAATGTaattgtggtggtggttgttgttataAATAGTGCAAAGGATTTAGAAGCTATTTAGTCTTTCAGGCAGGAATCACAAGAGTTCTGTGCAATATAATCTTAAGGTTCTCATATTTAGCTATTGAAGTCTTCCCAGTAGCAATTGGCCCAGTTCACTCATTACCGTTTGGCTTCAGTGCAGGATGAG comes from Patagioenas fasciata isolate bPatFas1 chromosome 6, bPatFas1.hap1, whole genome shotgun sequence and encodes:
- the CCN1 gene encoding CCN family member 1, yielding MGSAGTRSALAAALLCLARLALGSPCPAVCQCPAAVPQCAPGVGLVPDGCGCCKVCAKQLNEDCSRTQPCDHTKGLECNFGASLSALKGICRAQSEGRPCEYNSKIYQNGESFQPNCKHQCTCIDGAVGCIPLCPQELSLPNLGCPSPRLVKVPGQCCEEWVCDENKDALDELEGFFSKEFGLDDSEGELTRNNELIAIVKGGLKMLPVFGTEPQSRAFENPKCIVQTTSWSQCSKTCGTGISTRVTNDNPDCKLIKETRICEVRPCGQPSYASLKKGKKCTKTKKSPSPVKFTYAGCSSVKKYRPKYCGSCVDGRCCTPLQTRTVKIRFRCDDGETFTKSVMMIQSCRCNYNCPHASEAYPYYRLVNDIHKFRD